One Microbacterium sp. No. 7 genomic window carries:
- a CDS encoding phosphatase PAP2 family protein produces MPTTTRRPALRSGRALLASGLALGVCALGVGVVPAYADAAHPDHVALFGEFGTYWQAEAFDPTDHDTKAATAFRGRVLDEGRDILGANDAILQQINALGATDPVQSKRALVDADLDWKQTFADAFGPVLGAYFVEGIADGSLPKTTAMYDAIGVSLASTGDAKNVYNYPRPFLDDRSFGAPEKLNGLATNLGIVKVDPWTDPATGLTHDGTYDLVLDHFSQAFPSGHTAYAYGEGIVLASLLPELGPEILTRASEAGLARNVLGVHYPLDVIGGRVSGHVNVATLYADAAYIPDTIVPARAELTAYLADRCDDDGFGATLEECIAAVGANADRGYQNAFTDVVSTAPVTDRASALAAYEARMTYGFPQVGDAGQPAVVPEGAETLLVTAFPDLTDEQRRAVLAATQIDSGYPLDSTSEGWQRINLPAALSAKVTLDSAGAVVAVEPGQPAASVVQQEVPAQPKDRITTLLDEFEIYWTPETFDMTNDATKDATAYRGQVTDAGRDVLAQNDAIVQQINAKGAIDPVQSKRALVDADADWKQTYADALGPVLGGYLAKGLADGSLALTAELYDHLGHSVAGTGNAKYYYNYPRPFLEDRSFGDPARLNGLATNLGITEVAPWTDPATGITHDGTYDLIRELRNQAFPSGHTAYAYGTGIVLATLLPELGPEIITRASEAGLARNVLGVHYPLDVIGGRVSGHVNVAELYADAAYLTDTILPARAELTAYLTAQCAADGHGITLATCITAVGANADRGYQNAFTDVVSTAPVTDRASALAAYEARMTYGFAPVGDTGQAAVVPEGAETLLVTAFPALTNEQRRAVLAATEIDSGYPLDSSSEGWQRINLAAALSAKVTLDAQGTVVSVEPGQPAPSVVAPSVTPTPTPTGTPTVTPTPTPTGTPTVTPTPTVAPTPTVTPAPTTVPTPTTAPTAAPTPTVAPTAAPAPTTAPTAAPAPTAQPQADAQRQLAQTGSTYGFILPVASLLLIGGGIVALVVARRRTTAE; encoded by the coding sequence ATGCCGACAACGACACGGAGGCCGGCCTTGCGCTCAGGCCGCGCCCTGCTGGCATCCGGCCTCGCCCTGGGCGTCTGTGCGCTCGGCGTCGGCGTGGTCCCGGCGTACGCCGACGCGGCGCACCCCGACCACGTCGCGCTGTTCGGAGAGTTCGGCACGTACTGGCAGGCCGAGGCGTTCGACCCGACCGACCACGACACGAAGGCCGCCACCGCCTTCCGCGGCCGCGTGCTCGACGAGGGCCGCGACATCCTCGGCGCGAACGACGCCATCCTGCAGCAGATCAACGCCCTCGGCGCGACCGATCCGGTGCAGTCGAAGCGCGCGCTCGTCGACGCCGACCTCGACTGGAAGCAGACCTTCGCCGACGCCTTCGGTCCCGTGCTCGGCGCCTACTTCGTCGAGGGCATCGCCGACGGCTCGCTCCCGAAGACCACGGCGATGTACGACGCCATCGGGGTGAGCCTCGCGAGCACCGGCGACGCCAAGAACGTCTACAACTACCCGCGTCCCTTCCTCGACGACCGCAGCTTCGGCGCGCCCGAGAAGCTCAACGGGCTCGCGACCAACCTCGGCATCGTCAAGGTCGACCCCTGGACCGATCCCGCGACCGGCCTCACCCACGACGGCACCTACGACCTGGTGCTCGACCACTTCAGCCAGGCGTTCCCCTCCGGCCACACCGCCTACGCCTACGGCGAGGGCATCGTGCTGGCGTCGCTGCTGCCCGAGCTGGGGCCCGAGATCCTCACCCGCGCCTCCGAGGCCGGCCTCGCGCGCAACGTGCTCGGCGTGCACTACCCGCTCGACGTCATCGGCGGCCGGGTGTCGGGCCACGTCAACGTCGCCACCCTCTACGCGGATGCCGCCTACATCCCCGACACGATCGTGCCGGCGCGCGCGGAGCTCACCGCCTACCTCGCCGACCGGTGCGACGACGACGGGTTCGGCGCGACGCTCGAGGAGTGCATCGCCGCGGTGGGCGCGAACGCCGACCGCGGCTACCAGAACGCCTTCACGGACGTCGTGTCGACGGCACCGGTGACCGACCGCGCCTCGGCCCTCGCCGCCTACGAGGCGCGCATGACCTACGGCTTCCCCCAGGTCGGCGACGCCGGCCAGCCGGCCGTCGTTCCCGAGGGCGCCGAGACCCTTCTGGTCACCGCGTTCCCCGACCTCACCGACGAGCAGCGCCGCGCGGTGCTCGCAGCCACCCAGATCGACTCGGGCTACCCGCTCGACTCGACCTCGGAGGGCTGGCAGCGCATCAACCTGCCCGCCGCTCTGAGCGCGAAGGTCACGCTCGACTCGGCGGGCGCGGTCGTCGCCGTGGAGCCGGGTCAGCCTGCGGCATCCGTCGTGCAGCAGGAGGTGCCCGCTCAGCCGAAGGACCGCATCACGACGCTCCTCGACGAGTTCGAGATCTACTGGACTCCCGAGACCTTCGACATGACGAACGACGCCACGAAGGACGCGACCGCCTACCGCGGCCAGGTCACCGACGCGGGTCGTGACGTTCTCGCGCAGAACGACGCGATCGTCCAGCAGATCAACGCCAAGGGCGCGATCGATCCGGTGCAGTCGAAGCGCGCGCTCGTCGACGCCGACGCGGACTGGAAGCAGACCTACGCCGATGCGCTCGGACCGGTGCTCGGCGGCTATCTCGCGAAGGGCCTGGCCGACGGGTCGCTGGCCCTGACGGCCGAGCTGTACGACCACCTCGGGCACTCGGTGGCGGGCACGGGCAACGCGAAGTACTACTACAACTACCCGCGCCCGTTCCTGGAGGACCGCAGCTTCGGCGATCCCGCCCGGCTCAACGGCCTGGCGACGAACCTCGGCATCACCGAGGTCGCGCCGTGGACCGACCCGGCGACCGGCATCACCCACGACGGCACCTACGACCTGATCCGCGAGCTCCGCAACCAGGCGTTCCCGTCGGGCCACACCGCCTACGCCTACGGCACGGGCATCGTGCTGGCCACGCTGCTGCCCGAGCTGGGACCGGAGATCATCACGCGCGCCTCCGAGGCGGGCCTGGCGCGCAACGTGCTCGGCGTGCACTACCCGCTCGACGTCATCGGCGGCCGGGTGTCGGGTCACGTCAACGTCGCCGAGCTGTACGCGGATGCCGCCTACCTCACCGACACCATCCTCCCCGCGCGCGCGGAGCTGACGGCCTACCTCACGGCCCAGTGCGCGGCCGACGGCCACGGCATCACGCTCGCCACGTGCATCACCGCGGTGGGCGCGAACGCCGACCGCGGCTACCAGAACGCCTTCACGGACGTCGTGTCGACGGCGCCGGTGACCGACCGTGCGTCGGCTCTGGCCGCCTACGAGGCCCGGATGACGTACGGCTTCGCGCCGGTCGGCGACACCGGCCAGGCGGCCGTCGTCCCCGAGGGCGCCGAGACGCTGCTGGTCACCGCGTTCCCCGCGCTCACGAACGAGCAGCGTCGCGCGGTGCTGGCGGCGACCGAGATCGACTCGGGGTACCCGCTCGACTCCAGCTCCGAGGGCTGGCAGCGGATCAACCTGGCCGCCGCGCTCAGCGCCAAGGTGACGCTGGACGCCCAGGGCACCGTCGTCTCGGTGGAGCCCGGACAGCCCGCTCCGTCGGTCGTGGCGCCCTCGGTGACCCCGACGCCGACGCCGACAGGGACGCCCACCGTCACCCCGACGCCCACCCCGACGGGGACGCCCACCGTCACGCCGACGCCGACCGTCGCTCCCACCCCGACCGTCACGCCGGCTCCGACCACGGTGCCCACCCCGACGACCGCGCCGACCGCCGCACCCACCCCGACGGTCGCGCCGACCGCCGCACCGGCACCGACGACCGCGCCGACCGCTGCGCCCGCGCCGACCGCGCAGCCGCAGGCCGACGCTCAGCGGCAGCTCGCGCAGACCGGCTCGACGTACGGCTTCATCCTGCCGGTGGCCTCGCTGCTGCTGATCGGGGGCGGAATCGTCGCCCTCGTCGTGGCGCGCCGCAGGACGACGGCCGAGTAA
- a CDS encoding type II toxin-antitoxin system VapC family toxin — protein MIGYFDSSALVKLLVDEPDGELVSALWDGCDVVTSSRLACAEVPAAIAGAGRAHRLSPADVERALAVWDGLAGSVRWVELTPGIARAAGARAVAHVLSGADAVHLASAHALGPASTVCITWDRRLWTAARAEGLAVAPAALT, from the coding sequence GTGATCGGCTATTTCGACAGCAGCGCGCTCGTGAAGCTCCTCGTCGACGAGCCGGACGGCGAGCTCGTCTCCGCGCTCTGGGACGGATGCGACGTCGTGACGTCCAGCCGGCTCGCGTGCGCCGAGGTCCCCGCGGCGATCGCGGGCGCCGGACGGGCGCATCGCCTGTCGCCCGCCGACGTCGAGAGGGCGCTCGCCGTGTGGGACGGGCTCGCCGGCTCGGTGCGCTGGGTCGAGCTGACCCCGGGCATCGCGCGCGCGGCGGGCGCGCGCGCCGTCGCCCATGTGCTGAGCGGCGCAGACGCCGTGCACCTCGCCAGCGCGCACGCCCTCGGCCCCGCGTCCACGGTCTGCATCACGTGGGACCGCCGGCTGTGGACGGCGGCCCGTGCCGAGGGACTCGCGGTCGCCCCGGCCGCGCTGACCTGA
- a CDS encoding type II toxin-antitoxin system Phd/YefM family antitoxin: MDVSVSALRSELARWIERVRAGEEVVVTDRGVPVARLSPVDTATRIEQLVQDGILSRPEVASRPLASGIERVPASEPVSPLVAEQRRSRGL, translated from the coding sequence ATGGACGTCTCCGTGAGCGCGCTGCGTTCCGAGCTCGCGCGCTGGATCGAGCGCGTGCGCGCGGGCGAGGAGGTGGTCGTCACCGATCGGGGCGTACCGGTTGCGCGGCTCTCGCCCGTCGATACCGCGACCCGGATCGAGCAGCTGGTGCAGGACGGCATCCTGAGCAGGCCCGAGGTCGCGTCGCGACCGCTCGCGAGCGGCATCGAGCGCGTGCCGGCGAGCGAGCCGGTGTCTCCGCTCGTGGCCGAGCAACGGCGGTCGCGCGGCCTGTGA